One part of the Elusimicrobia bacterium HGW-Elusimicrobia-1 genome encodes these proteins:
- the rpsT gene encoding 30S ribosomal protein S20, with the protein MTSCKKKIRNREHTMAKIKKTGRHTSALREDRRSSRRERVNNRWRLSIKSTAKKIKAAVAKKDAASAKELLREVFTLLDRAAKKKVIHPNKADRSKSRLAKLINRSAV; encoded by the coding sequence ATGACCTCTTGCAAAAAGAAAATTCGCAATAGGGAGCATACAATGGCAAAAATCAAGAAAACAGGAAGACACACGTCGGCGCTCAGAGAGGACAGAAGATCGTCCCGCCGCGAACGCGTAAACAACCGCTGGCGTCTTTCCATTAAATCAACCGCAAAAAAAATCAAGGCCGCCGTCGCAAAAAAAGACGCCGCTTCGGCCAAGGAACTTCTGCGCGAGGTGTTCACGCTTCTTGACCGCGCCGCAAAAAAGAAAGTAATCCATCCCAATAAGGCCGACAGAAGCAAGTCGCGCCTGGCCAAACTCATTAACCGCTCGGCTGTCTGA
- the holA gene encoding DNA polymerase III subunit delta: MIFFVHGEDDYLIDRRKKDLLAKARADRRECEFFCAGDAPAAAIADQSLNLSLFASQKTVFIDRLDEASKKDLDELAAKIIPAPEGIDIVFLWRERIKSSASAPVGAKKIMAASKVSEEKAPRGRALAAWAQNEARALGKELSQDAADFLAREAGQDMGSLAQEIEKCAMSLGKTSGKITAADAAGQIFSMNAGGIFEFANAVERKDRRAALKTLSRLLDGPEEPLIVLDRFYKTVLRIYRGKTLSAGGMTSSEISRLLFLNSYFDADFFSNISAHSTARAGDALDMTAACNLKLKRAGTNEEKKSAITVLVADYLR; encoded by the coding sequence ATGATATTTTTTGTGCACGGCGAAGACGACTATCTGATAGACCGACGGAAAAAAGATCTGCTGGCCAAAGCCAGGGCGGACAGGCGCGAATGCGAATTCTTCTGCGCCGGCGACGCGCCGGCGGCGGCCATCGCCGACCAGTCGCTTAACCTGTCTCTTTTCGCTTCGCAAAAAACGGTTTTCATAGACCGCCTGGATGAAGCGTCCAAAAAAGACCTCGACGAACTCGCCGCCAAAATCATCCCCGCGCCGGAGGGCATCGACATTGTGTTTTTGTGGCGCGAGAGGATAAAATCTTCCGCCTCGGCGCCGGTCGGCGCAAAAAAAATAATGGCCGCCTCCAAAGTTTCGGAGGAAAAAGCACCGAGAGGACGCGCGCTGGCGGCATGGGCGCAAAACGAGGCGCGGGCTCTGGGCAAAGAACTTTCGCAGGACGCGGCCGACTTTCTGGCGCGCGAAGCGGGGCAGGATATGGGCTCGCTGGCGCAGGAAATTGAAAAATGCGCGATGTCGCTGGGCAAGACCTCAGGAAAAATCACCGCGGCCGACGCGGCAGGGCAGATATTCTCCATGAACGCTGGCGGGATATTCGAATTTGCCAACGCCGTCGAAAGAAAAGACCGCCGGGCGGCGCTTAAAACATTGAGCCGTTTGCTCGACGGCCCAGAAGAGCCGTTGATTGTGCTGGACCGGTTTTATAAGACCGTGCTGAGGATTTACAGAGGCAAAACGCTTTCTGCCGGAGGGATGACGTCTTCGGAAATATCGAGATTATTGTTTCTCAATTCTTATTTCGACGCCGATTTTTTCTCAAACATCTCCGCCCACTCGACGGCTCGCGCGGGCGACGCGCTTGATATGACGGCCGCGTGCAATCTGAAACTGAAGAGAGCCGGAACGAACGAGGAAAAAAAATCCGCCATAACGGTTCTCGTGGCGGATTACCTGCGATAA
- a CDS encoding 6-O-methylguanine DNA methyltransferase codes for MKNYSEFRQKVWLACAKIPAGKTATYSQIAAAIGNPRAARAVGQALAANPFAPAIPCHRVVRADGKTGGYSALGGPRKKISLLKKEGAHLKSIEIKKSGD; via the coding sequence ATAAAAAACTATTCGGAGTTCCGTCAAAAGGTTTGGCTTGCTTGCGCCAAAATACCGGCGGGCAAAACAGCCACATATTCTCAGATAGCCGCAGCCATAGGCAATCCGAGGGCGGCGAGGGCCGTCGGGCAGGCATTGGCCGCCAATCCTTTTGCGCCGGCGATACCCTGTCACAGAGTCGTCCGCGCCGACGGAAAAACAGGCGGCTATTCAGCGCTCGGCGGTCCGAGAAAAAAAATCTCCCTCCTTAAGAAAGAGGGAGCGCATCTTAAAAGTATAGAAATTAAGAAATCAGGGGATTAG
- a CDS encoding endonuclease: MKPRGKSVYRIYKTLLAAYGWQGWWPVTPPRGIFPGYKTLVRLSSKQSLEVAIGAILTQNTSWTNVERAVVNLNRAGFFRRPFDFSVGRIRTMIRPAGHYNQKAAYVRNFLGAIKKYFGGKTENMSKISVAELRERLLEINGIGRETADSIILYAARKPVFVVDAYTLRIASRAGLIAGKTDYEMARHFFELHLPRSAKIFAEYHALLVRHAKEYCGKNNPACKAGCPLLVGGLCSWNGWVG; encoded by the coding sequence ATGAAACCCCGCGGTAAATCTGTCTACCGAATATACAAGACGCTTCTGGCGGCTTACGGCTGGCAGGGGTGGTGGCCGGTTACTCCGCCGCGGGGAATTTTTCCCGGGTACAAAACACTCGTCCGACTTTCGTCAAAGCAGTCGCTTGAAGTCGCCATAGGCGCGATATTGACTCAGAACACTTCCTGGACGAACGTCGAAAGGGCCGTAGTTAATCTGAACCGCGCCGGTTTTTTTCGCCGGCCTTTTGATTTCTCCGTCGGGCGCATCAGGACTATGATACGTCCCGCCGGGCACTACAATCAAAAAGCCGCCTATGTGCGTAATTTTCTGGGTGCGATAAAAAAGTATTTCGGGGGGAAGACGGAGAATATGTCTAAAATCTCCGTCGCGGAATTAAGGGAACGCCTTCTGGAAATAAACGGAATAGGACGCGAGACGGCCGATTCTATAATTCTTTACGCCGCGCGAAAGCCGGTATTCGTCGTCGACGCATACACTTTAAGAATCGCCTCCCGCGCCGGGCTCATCGCCGGAAAGACCGACTACGAGATGGCGCGGCATTTCTTTGAATTGCATCTGCCGCGTTCAGCGAAAATATTCGCGGAGTATCACGCGCTCCTCGTGCGTCACGCCAAGGAATATTGCGGGAAAAATAATCCCGCCTGCAAGGCGGGATGTCCGCTCCTTGTCGGAGGGCTGTGCTCGTGGAACGGGTGGGTGGGGTAG
- the mviN gene encoding murein biosynthesis integral membrane protein MurJ, with protein sequence MKELTGAAAKVSAGTVVSRILGYLRDMLVAQFFGAGVFADAFYAAYRIPNLIRRLLGEGSVSAAVIPVLSAVRAESGDEEAQKLLTILFTLLVIILGAVTAAGVIFARELVSLIAYGFAESPEKLNLTIALTRLMFPFVFFVSMAALAAGYLNTYGIFFAPAVAPAALSVSEIGFILALAPLLSPDNQIKGLAISVIIGGAGQLAYQIPAIIKLGVKFRPCFSFGHPGVKKIAALMAPATIGISVDQVNSFVDTMCASFLPLGSVTALYYSNRLMQLPLAIFAIALSTAALPAMSKAAADGNPQALKETLNYSLRMMFFAIVPSTVGLMVFGLPIIKLLFERGRFDAGASLMTYSALAFYAFGLPAYSAVKIFASAFYARKETAVPVKVAAFSMTINAALNILLMQRFAVGGLAMATAISSAFNAFWLFIILRRQIGPLGARKIARTLGKTAVAAAAMCLASYCVFLVVPGAVNGSIYAFAAIAVGTAAYAAAAKALGMEELDDLVLIITDKINRVTGRVNSGR encoded by the coding sequence ATGAAAGAACTCACAGGAGCGGCGGCCAAAGTTTCGGCCGGCACCGTCGTATCCAGAATACTCGGCTATCTGCGCGATATGCTGGTGGCTCAGTTCTTTGGAGCCGGCGTGTTCGCCGACGCCTTTTACGCGGCCTATCGCATTCCTAATCTTATAAGACGTCTTCTGGGAGAGGGATCGGTTTCCGCGGCCGTCATTCCGGTTTTGAGCGCAGTGCGGGCCGAAAGCGGAGACGAGGAAGCACAAAAACTCCTGACAATTCTTTTTACTCTTCTGGTAATTATACTGGGAGCCGTGACGGCGGCCGGAGTAATTTTCGCGCGGGAATTGGTATCGCTCATAGCTTACGGATTCGCCGAATCTCCGGAAAAACTCAATCTGACCATCGCGCTGACGCGGCTGATGTTCCCCTTCGTGTTTTTTGTGTCTATGGCCGCGCTGGCGGCGGGATACCTGAACACCTATGGCATATTTTTCGCTCCGGCGGTCGCTCCCGCGGCGTTGAGCGTGTCGGAAATTGGTTTCATACTCGCGCTGGCGCCTTTGTTGTCGCCGGATAACCAGATAAAAGGACTTGCCATAAGCGTGATTATAGGAGGCGCGGGTCAACTCGCCTATCAAATCCCCGCGATTATTAAACTCGGCGTGAAATTCCGCCCGTGTTTTTCGTTCGGACATCCGGGTGTAAAAAAGATAGCCGCGCTTATGGCTCCGGCCACAATCGGCATATCCGTAGACCAGGTCAATTCTTTCGTGGACACGATGTGCGCTTCGTTTCTGCCGCTGGGATCGGTCACGGCTTTGTATTATTCAAACCGCCTGATGCAGCTGCCGCTTGCGATATTCGCCATTGCCCTTTCGACAGCCGCGCTGCCGGCGATGTCGAAAGCCGCCGCCGACGGAAACCCGCAAGCGCTCAAAGAAACACTGAATTATTCTCTGAGAATGATGTTTTTCGCCATAGTGCCGTCGACCGTGGGACTTATGGTCTTCGGATTACCTATTATAAAACTGCTTTTTGAACGCGGCAGGTTCGACGCGGGGGCTTCGCTTATGACTTATTCGGCGCTGGCTTTTTACGCCTTCGGACTGCCCGCGTATTCCGCGGTAAAAATATTCGCTTCGGCTTTTTACGCCCGAAAGGAAACCGCCGTGCCCGTAAAAGTGGCCGCATTTTCCATGACCATCAACGCCGCGCTGAATATTTTGCTGATGCAGCGATTTGCCGTCGGCGGATTGGCAATGGCCACCGCCATATCGTCGGCCTTCAACGCTTTCTGGCTATTCATAATTCTGCGCAGACAAATCGGGCCGCTGGGCGCCCGCAAAATTGCGCGCACGCTGGGCAAAACCGCCGTCGCCGCCGCCGCGATGTGTCTGGCGTCTTACTGCGTCTTTCTGGTTGTGCCGGGCGCGGTTAACGGCTCGATATATGCCTTCGCGGCCATAGCCGTCGGAACGGCGGCCTACGCAGCAGCGGCAAAAGCCCTCGGAATGGAAGAACTTGACGACCTCGTACTAATTATAACCGACAAAATAAACCGCGTTACCGGCCGCGTCAATTCGGGCCGGTAA